Proteins encoded in a region of the Streptomyces sp. NBC_00310 genome:
- a CDS encoding MetQ/NlpA family ABC transporter substrate-binding protein has protein sequence MRNTVKLTTAVLAAGALTLGLTACGADQSDGASDTSGPLVVAASPTPHAEILDFVKDNLAKDAGLELEVKEFSDYVLQNPATEDGSVDANYFQNQPYLDDYNKKNGTDIVPVVTVHLEPLGLYSNKVKSADALRNGATVAVPNDTVNEARALKLLDASGIITLKDGVGTDATPADIAENPKKLQFKELEAAQTPRSLDDVDAAVINGNYALEADLSPADDALTVEPAKNNPNGNFLAVKNGNEDDPRVKKLAKLLTSDEVRKFIEDKWSDGSVIPSF, from the coding sequence GTGCGTAACACCGTCAAGCTCACCACCGCCGTACTCGCCGCCGGAGCCCTCACCCTCGGGCTCACCGCCTGCGGCGCGGACCAGTCCGACGGCGCGTCCGACACGAGCGGCCCGCTGGTCGTCGCCGCCAGCCCGACCCCGCACGCCGAGATCCTCGACTTCGTGAAGGACAACCTGGCGAAGGACGCGGGCCTGGAGCTGGAGGTCAAGGAGTTCAGCGACTACGTCCTGCAGAACCCGGCGACGGAGGACGGGTCCGTGGACGCCAACTACTTCCAGAACCAGCCGTACCTCGACGACTACAACAAGAAGAACGGCACCGACATCGTGCCCGTCGTCACGGTCCACCTGGAACCCCTCGGCCTCTACTCGAACAAGGTCAAGAGCGCCGACGCCCTCAGGAACGGCGCGACCGTCGCCGTCCCGAACGACACCGTCAACGAGGCACGCGCCCTCAAGCTCCTCGACGCGAGCGGGATCATCACGCTCAAGGACGGCGTCGGCACCGACGCGACCCCCGCCGACATCGCCGAGAACCCGAAGAAGCTCCAGTTCAAGGAGTTGGAGGCGGCCCAGACCCCGCGCTCCCTGGACGACGTCGACGCGGCGGTGATCAACGGCAACTACGCCCTTGAGGCGGACCTCTCGCCCGCCGACGACGCCCTCACCGTCGAGCCCGCCAAGAACAACCCGAACGGCAACTTCCTCGCCGTCAAGAACGGCAACGAGGACGACCCGCGCGTGAAGAAGCTCGCCAAGCTCCTCACCTCCGACGAGGTCAGGAAGTTCATCGAGGACAAGTGGAGCGACGGCTCCGTCATCCCGTCCTTCTGA
- a CDS encoding methionine ABC transporter permease, with product MTWNEMQPLLEQACGDTLYMVGWSTLIAVVGGLPLGILLVLTDRGGMLRHVLANKIIGQIVNVARSMPFIILMVALMGFTRWVTGSTIGREAAIVPLAIGAIPFLARLVETAVREVDHGLVEAVQAMGGNTWTVVRRVLVPESLPSLISSATTTVVALIGYSAMAGTVGAGGLGDIAIRYGYQRFETELMWITVAVLAVVISVVQFAGDHAARALHRRGSHSGAAPRLRLLKTDSTAPTVTKA from the coding sequence GTGACCTGGAACGAGATGCAGCCCCTGCTGGAGCAGGCGTGTGGGGACACCCTCTACATGGTCGGCTGGTCCACCCTCATCGCGGTCGTCGGCGGACTCCCGCTCGGCATCCTGCTCGTCCTCACGGACCGGGGCGGCATGCTGCGACACGTCCTCGCCAACAAAATCATCGGGCAGATCGTGAACGTCGCCCGCTCGATGCCGTTCATCATCCTGATGGTCGCGCTGATGGGCTTCACCCGCTGGGTCACCGGCTCGACCATCGGCCGCGAGGCCGCCATCGTGCCGCTCGCCATCGGCGCGATCCCGTTCCTCGCGCGTCTCGTCGAGACGGCCGTCCGCGAAGTCGACCACGGCCTCGTCGAGGCCGTGCAGGCCATGGGCGGCAACACCTGGACCGTCGTCCGCAGGGTCCTCGTCCCCGAGTCCCTGCCCTCGCTGATCTCCTCCGCGACCACGACCGTCGTCGCCCTCATCGGCTACTCGGCCATGGCCGGCACCGTCGGCGCGGGCGGCCTCGGCGACATCGCCATCCGGTACGGCTACCAGCGCTTCGAGACCGAGCTGATGTGGATCACCGTGGCGGTCCTCGCGGTCGTCATCTCCGTCGTCCAGTTCGCCGGCGACCACGCCGCCCGCGCCCTCCACCGGCGCGGCAGCCACTCGGGCGCCGCACCGAGGCTCCGGCTGCTGAAGACCGACTCCACCGCGCCCACGGTCACCAAGGCCTAG
- a CDS encoding methionine ABC transporter ATP-binding protein encodes MITTSGLTKIYRADRGRGREVTALDGVDLHVREGEVYGVIGQSGAGKSSLIRCVNLLERPTSGTVTVAGQDLTALAGRGPRAGRELRRARSRIGMVFQHFNLLSSRTVRDNVELPLEILGRSGRDRSRRALELLDLVGLADKANAYPAQLSGGQKQRVGIARALAGDPKVLLSDEATSALDPETTRSILTLLRDLNRQLGLTVLLITHEMDVVKTICDSAALMEKGRLVESGTVSELLATPGSELAAALFPVGGEASGDDRTVLDVTFQGEAATQPVISQLSRTYNIDISILGAAIDTVGGLQIGRMRIELPGRYEDNVVPIGFLRERGLRIDVFGQDAQASTPVKEGAK; translated from the coding sequence GTGATCACCACATCGGGCCTGACGAAGATCTATCGGGCCGACCGAGGTCGCGGCCGCGAGGTCACCGCCCTCGACGGCGTAGACCTGCACGTACGCGAGGGTGAGGTGTACGGCGTGATCGGCCAGTCCGGCGCCGGCAAGTCCTCGCTGATCCGCTGCGTCAACCTCCTCGAACGCCCCACCTCCGGAACCGTGACCGTCGCGGGCCAGGACCTGACCGCCCTGGCCGGCCGGGGCCCCCGCGCCGGCCGGGAACTCCGCCGGGCGCGCAGCCGTATCGGCATGGTCTTCCAGCACTTCAACCTGCTCTCCTCCCGCACCGTCCGGGACAACGTCGAGCTGCCGCTCGAGATCCTCGGCCGGTCGGGCAGGGACCGCTCCCGCAGGGCCCTGGAACTGCTCGACCTCGTCGGCCTCGCCGACAAGGCGAACGCCTACCCGGCCCAGCTCTCCGGCGGCCAGAAGCAGCGCGTCGGCATCGCCCGCGCGCTGGCCGGTGACCCGAAGGTGCTCCTCTCCGACGAGGCCACCAGCGCCCTCGACCCGGAGACCACCCGCTCGATCCTGACGCTGCTGCGCGACCTGAACCGGCAGCTGGGCCTGACCGTCCTGCTCATCACGCACGAGATGGACGTCGTCAAGACGATCTGCGACTCGGCCGCCCTCATGGAGAAGGGCCGCCTCGTCGAGTCCGGCACGGTCAGCGAACTGCTCGCCACCCCCGGCTCCGAACTGGCCGCCGCCCTCTTCCCGGTGGGCGGCGAGGCCTCCGGCGACGACCGCACGGTCCTCGACGTCACCTTCCAGGGCGAGGCCGCGACCCAGCCGGTCATCTCCCAGCTGTCCCGCACCTACAACATCGACATCTCGATCCTCGGCGCCGCCATCGACACCGTCGGCGGCCTCCAGATCGGCCGGATGCGCATCGAACTGCCCGGCCGCTACGAGGACAACGTGGTCCCCATCGGTTTCCTGCGCGAACGGGGCCTGCGCATCGACGTGTTCGGCCAGGACGCCCAGGCGTCCACGCCGGTGAAGGAGGGTGCCAAGTGA
- a CDS encoding RNA polymerase sigma factor, with protein MTHDMLATLRPLLVAEVSAEAHAAGAEAGDLEQAVWLRLLERLDADGPPEDPEGWLRSAVRFEARLSRRKARLERPYTAEPADEHAPGPEQQALTAARRRALYAAVRRLPGRCPRLLAALLSPKDLTYREIAGELGISQGSLGPERSRCLGCLRRLLAAEVAAPEPRG; from the coding sequence ATGACCCACGACATGCTCGCCACCCTCCGCCCCCTGCTGGTCGCGGAGGTGTCGGCCGAGGCCCACGCGGCCGGAGCCGAGGCGGGAGACCTGGAACAGGCGGTCTGGCTGCGCCTGCTGGAACGGCTCGACGCCGACGGTCCACCCGAGGACCCCGAGGGCTGGCTGCGCAGCGCCGTCCGCTTCGAGGCCCGTCTGAGCCGCCGCAAGGCCCGGCTGGAACGGCCCTACACCGCCGAGCCCGCCGACGAGCACGCACCCGGCCCCGAGCAGCAGGCGCTCACGGCCGCCCGCCGCCGCGCGCTGTACGCGGCCGTACGCCGGCTCCCCGGCCGCTGCCCCCGGTTGCTGGCGGCCCTGCTGTCCCCGAAGGACCTCACCTACCGTGAGATCGCGGGCGAGTTGGGTATCTCACAGGGCAGCCTCGGCCCGGAACGTTCCAGATGCCTGGGATGTCTGCGGCGATTGCTGGCCGCGGAGGTTGCGGCACCCGAACCGCGGGGATAG
- a CDS encoding GNAT family N-acetyltransferase has product MMSTFPDISISTERLVLRPFDEDDIQAFTEMMNDEQVMAWTDVPQPFTEREARTWITEYAPTERTSGRGLDLAVTEFLTQRLVGVIQLTRTDWHVRATELSYVVAPWARGEGYASEGALATARWLFREQKFERIELRTAADNTASQQVAQKIGCISEGVLRNACIARARTADDHWTEIRTDFIVWSLLPEDIEGVSEELADSGGFGYSDWN; this is encoded by the coding sequence ATGATGAGCACCTTTCCCGACATCTCCATCAGCACGGAGCGGTTGGTTCTGCGCCCGTTCGACGAGGACGACATCCAGGCGTTCACCGAGATGATGAACGACGAGCAGGTGATGGCCTGGACCGATGTCCCGCAGCCCTTCACCGAACGCGAGGCGCGTACCTGGATCACCGAGTACGCGCCCACCGAACGCACCTCGGGACGCGGCCTCGACCTCGCGGTCACCGAGTTCCTCACCCAGCGCCTGGTCGGCGTCATCCAGCTGACCAGGACCGACTGGCACGTGCGGGCCACGGAGCTGAGTTACGTCGTCGCCCCCTGGGCGCGCGGCGAGGGCTACGCCTCCGAAGGGGCCCTCGCGACCGCCCGATGGCTGTTCCGCGAGCAGAAGTTCGAACGCATCGAGCTGCGCACCGCCGCCGACAACACCGCCTCCCAGCAGGTCGCGCAGAAGATCGGCTGTATCAGCGAGGGAGTGCTGCGCAACGCCTGCATAGCGCGCGCCCGTACCGCCGACGACCACTGGACCGAGATCCGCACCGACTTCATCGTCTGGAGCCTCCTCCCCGAGGACATCGAGGGCGTCAGCGAGGAACTGGCCGACAGCGGTGGCTTCGGCTACTCGGACTGGAACTGA
- the cbiE gene encoding precorrin-6y C5,15-methyltransferase (decarboxylating) subunit CbiE encodes MADRVTVIGWDGSPLTAAARSALAAATLVAGAAHHLALPEVPPAAERIRLGSVALAARRIAGHRGTAVVLADGDPGFFGVVRTLRAPEFGLEVEVVPGVSSVAAAFARAGMPWDDAQVVVAHRRTLRRAVNVCRAHTKVAVLTSPGAGPAELGLLLDGVHRTFVICEELGTARERVTVVTSDKAVDHTWRDPNLVIVIGGHASAAEGGGWLAGRDPGTGPRGLTLPSGVYGGALGEGEGELLRSSQLARLGPRVGDLVWDIGSGSGAFATEAARCGAAVIAVDRDPEACGRTTLAARRFGVQLQVVHGPAPHILENLPEPDVVRVGGGGAAVVSAVADRRPQCIVTHALTRPAAERIGRDLTEHGYEVRCEFVQSVELDTRAWTERERSVAFLLSGTLPERSL; translated from the coding sequence ATGGCCGACCGGGTCACGGTGATCGGCTGGGACGGCTCTCCCCTGACCGCCGCGGCGCGTTCCGCCCTCGCCGCCGCCACACTGGTCGCCGGCGCGGCCCACCACCTGGCACTGCCCGAGGTGCCCCCGGCCGCCGAACGCATCCGCCTCGGCAGCGTCGCCCTCGCCGCCCGCCGCATCGCCGGCCACCGAGGCACCGCCGTGGTCCTCGCCGACGGCGACCCGGGCTTCTTCGGCGTCGTTCGCACCCTCAGGGCCCCCGAGTTCGGCCTCGAGGTCGAAGTCGTCCCCGGAGTCTCCTCCGTGGCCGCCGCCTTCGCCCGCGCGGGCATGCCCTGGGACGACGCGCAGGTGGTCGTCGCCCACCGCCGTACGCTGCGCCGCGCGGTGAACGTGTGCCGCGCTCACACCAAGGTCGCCGTCCTCACCTCGCCCGGCGCCGGCCCCGCCGAACTGGGCCTGCTCCTCGACGGAGTTCACCGCACCTTCGTGATCTGCGAGGAACTCGGCACCGCACGCGAACGCGTCACCGTCGTCACCTCCGACAAGGCCGTCGACCACACCTGGCGCGACCCCAACCTGGTCATCGTCATAGGCGGCCACGCCTCCGCCGCCGAGGGCGGCGGCTGGCTCGCCGGCCGCGACCCCGGCACCGGACCGCGCGGGCTGACCCTGCCCTCCGGCGTCTACGGCGGCGCCCTGGGCGAGGGCGAGGGCGAACTGCTGCGCTCCTCCCAACTGGCCCGCCTGGGGCCACGTGTGGGCGACCTGGTGTGGGACATCGGCTCCGGCAGCGGCGCCTTCGCCACCGAGGCCGCCCGCTGCGGCGCCGCCGTCATCGCCGTCGACCGCGACCCCGAGGCCTGCGGCCGTACGACCCTCGCCGCCCGCCGCTTCGGCGTACAGCTCCAGGTGGTGCACGGCCCCGCCCCGCACATCCTGGAGAACCTCCCCGAACCCGACGTCGTACGGGTCGGCGGCGGGGGAGCGGCGGTGGTCTCCGCCGTCGCCGATCGCCGCCCGCAGTGCATCGTGACCCACGCCCTCACCCGCCCCGCCGCCGAGCGCATCGGACGCGACCTGACCGAGCACGGATACGAGGTCCGCTGCGAGTTCGTCCAGTCCGTCGAACTCGATACAAGGGCTTGGACGGAGAGGGAACGGAGCGTCGCGTTCCTGCTCAGCGGGACCTTGCCCGAACGTTCCCTGTGA
- a CDS encoding GNAT family N-acetyltransferase, giving the protein MGMSVTISVATEQDAEQIFRLQYLCFQSEAALYGNYRIDPLVQSLDSVREEVAADCVFVARLGDEVVGSVRGALDGDGTAAIGKLCVHPRLQGHGIGARLLRAAESALTEEHGVTRFRLSAGHRSEGNLRLYRRVGYETVGTSQGRDGVPMVVLEKPAGVYAATA; this is encoded by the coding sequence ATGGGCATGAGCGTGACCATCTCGGTGGCGACCGAGCAGGACGCCGAGCAGATCTTCAGGCTGCAGTACCTGTGCTTCCAGAGCGAGGCGGCACTGTACGGCAACTACCGCATCGATCCGCTCGTCCAGAGCCTCGACTCCGTCCGCGAGGAGGTCGCCGCGGACTGTGTGTTCGTGGCCCGGCTGGGTGACGAAGTGGTCGGCTCCGTGCGCGGCGCCCTCGACGGCGACGGCACCGCCGCCATCGGCAAACTCTGCGTCCACCCGCGCCTCCAGGGCCACGGCATCGGCGCGAGGCTTCTCCGCGCCGCCGAGTCGGCCCTCACCGAGGAGCACGGCGTCACCAGGTTCCGCCTCAGCGCCGGCCACCGCAGCGAGGGCAACCTCCGCCTGTACCGCCGAGTCGGTTACGAGACCGTGGGCACCAGCCAGGGCCGGGACGGCGTACCGATGGTGGTGCTGGAGAAGCCGGCGGGAGTGTACGCGGCAACGGCGTGA
- the cobT gene encoding nicotinate-nucleotide--dimethylbenzimidazole phosphoribosyltransferase, which yields MTDTGQVPGEGLPESAGMVEQPGVPAPGAYTYLSETTTEDEDLLLPGAQGAWGNEMPPPAPEPVVQVVHEPGPHEMSGRDSGSLDLGAVRTPVATPVPQPPVARRPLHLGPPTPDASASPVRSLADRGPAGAPVPPGAVRNPGPEYLDGPPQPVSQWVGAPAPAAHAPGVAAGGAAAETVVPQEEQVSVAVAEAPLAAEAPQVADVSEEIQDAEALHQAQDAAYALAQEAAVAQFRTPEAVGTPVAAAQFQAPETAEVPDAVEAVLEAAEAPVAVQAEVPQVVEAPAAVEAQVPEAAEVSVVGRTPDPEAAEAVAVEEPAQAPQAEMPQPEAVPSTPEAQAPEVQAPETQASEEVAPAAPAAQAPDATPFPPAAQGPEPVPVQTVAEAQDVPQAPREADEGADPADASVPARPTEAGAPPQADAAAALPAQADTAVPPTGADEAEQGAAPDEQRVPTAVADEQALAAVPDPQIETAAPDEARASTDEQAVGLAPDTAQDAALAQDPQQSAQVPVAEEPQPTEPGTVEAPTPEEAPVAEAAQPRPEVMTEAAQPLEPAQPAVQDSQATEPITPVADVANQDQNQEQFQDQERDQVAVAQAAENASQSDSEQPPVSEAVVESEATEVNPADQPADSAAAQEAIPAGQLTGEAPAPAEATEPAPDPSAVDPATVDPSATEAPGAEAPAPLPSRIDAPQGAVVRTPAESAPDAPLVGALQELAPQAEAEDDQPLGRFVPVDGSVPTTPHPAPTPPHGMVVPPMPEDDRPTPAVAESSAAEGQHEVVEGAPEAEREPVATVPAPRDSEAETIVVPQPLVAADAHPDVVQNGEDLDTRAADQEDQQDSEAAAPEAEATEAEAEAEATEAAEESTAPVEEAPEEVREDVREVRQPTGPAAPPYDDAEREAVLRVMRERRDIRNGFRNDPIPHDVLLRVLEAAHTAPSVGHSQPWDFVVIRSAETRRTMHELAQRQREAYAKSLPKGRAKQFKELKIEAILDTPVNIVVTADPTRGGRHTLGRHTQPQMAPYSSALAVENLWLAARAEGLGVGWVSFFDEREMVRALGLPDHLEVVAYLCVGYVDEFPEEPELMQAGWAKRRPLSWVVHEETYGRRALPGAEPHDLLAETVAGIRPLDAKALGEAWERQKRMTKPAGALGMLEIISAQLSGLSRQCPPPIPEPAAVAIFAGDHGVHAQGVTPWPQEVTAQMVANFLGGGAVCNAFATQVGAEVCVVDVGVASDLPATPGLLPRKIRAGTSDMTTGPAMTREEAKQAIEVGIETARDLVAAGNKALLTGEMGIANTTASAALIAVFTGADPSEVTGRGTGINDETLARKTEVVRRAIELHQPDPADPIGVLAAIGGFEHAAIVGLLLGGASLRTPVILDGVSAGAAALVARAIAPEVLAACIAGHRSAEPGHVAALQKLGLRPLVDLDLRLGEGTGALLALPVVQSAARAMHEVATFDSAGVTEK from the coding sequence ATGACCGACACCGGCCAGGTCCCGGGCGAGGGACTGCCGGAGAGCGCAGGCATGGTGGAGCAGCCGGGCGTCCCTGCGCCGGGTGCGTACACCTACCTCTCCGAGACCACGACCGAGGACGAAGACCTCCTGCTGCCGGGCGCCCAGGGCGCGTGGGGCAACGAAATGCCGCCGCCCGCCCCCGAGCCCGTCGTCCAGGTCGTCCACGAGCCGGGCCCGCACGAGATGTCCGGCCGGGACAGTGGCTCGCTCGACCTCGGCGCCGTCCGCACCCCCGTCGCGACCCCCGTCCCCCAGCCGCCGGTGGCCCGTCGCCCGCTGCACCTCGGTCCGCCCACCCCCGACGCCTCCGCCAGCCCGGTCCGCTCCCTCGCCGACCGAGGCCCGGCGGGCGCCCCCGTCCCTCCCGGCGCCGTACGCAACCCCGGCCCCGAGTACCTCGACGGGCCCCCGCAGCCCGTGTCGCAGTGGGTCGGTGCCCCCGCCCCGGCCGCCCACGCACCGGGAGTGGCCGCAGGGGGAGCGGCCGCAGAAACGGTCGTTCCGCAGGAGGAGCAGGTTTCCGTGGCCGTGGCGGAGGCGCCCTTGGCCGCTGAGGCTCCGCAGGTCGCGGACGTATCCGAGGAGATCCAGGACGCCGAGGCCCTCCACCAGGCCCAGGACGCCGCCTACGCCCTGGCCCAGGAGGCCGCGGTCGCGCAGTTCCGGACCCCGGAGGCCGTGGGGACGCCGGTCGCCGCCGCGCAGTTCCAGGCCCCGGAGACCGCGGAAGTGCCGGATGCCGTCGAAGCGGTTCTGGAGGCGGCCGAAGCACCGGTTGCCGTTCAGGCCGAGGTTCCCCAGGTGGTCGAGGCGCCGGCTGCCGTCGAGGCTCAGGTCCCGGAGGCCGCCGAAGTCTCGGTCGTCGGCCGGACCCCGGATCCGGAGGCCGCCGAGGCCGTGGCCGTCGAGGAGCCCGCGCAGGCTCCGCAGGCCGAGATGCCCCAGCCCGAGGCGGTGCCCTCGACACCCGAGGCCCAGGCTCCCGAAGTCCAGGCTCCCGAGACGCAGGCCTCCGAGGAGGTCGCGCCCGCCGCTCCGGCCGCGCAGGCGCCGGACGCGACACCCTTCCCCCCGGCCGCCCAAGGGCCCGAGCCGGTGCCGGTCCAGACCGTCGCCGAGGCCCAGGACGTCCCCCAGGCTCCGCGAGAGGCCGACGAGGGCGCCGACCCCGCCGACGCGTCCGTACCGGCCCGGCCCACCGAGGCCGGCGCACCGCCGCAGGCCGACGCCGCGGCCGCGTTGCCCGCGCAGGCCGACACGGCGGTGCCGCCGACCGGGGCGGATGAGGCCGAGCAGGGCGCCGCTCCCGACGAGCAGCGGGTGCCGACCGCCGTGGCCGACGAGCAGGCCCTCGCCGCCGTGCCGGATCCGCAGATCGAGACCGCCGCGCCGGACGAGGCGAGGGCGTCCACGGACGAGCAGGCCGTCGGCCTCGCACCGGACACCGCACAGGATGCCGCCCTCGCGCAGGACCCCCAGCAGTCGGCTCAGGTGCCGGTCGCCGAGGAGCCGCAGCCGACGGAGCCCGGGACAGTCGAGGCACCGACCCCGGAGGAAGCCCCTGTGGCGGAGGCCGCACAGCCCCGGCCCGAGGTCATGACCGAGGCGGCTCAGCCGCTGGAGCCCGCGCAGCCGGCCGTCCAGGACTCACAGGCCACCGAGCCGATCACACCCGTCGCGGACGTCGCGAACCAGGACCAGAACCAGGAACAGTTCCAGGACCAGGAACGGGACCAGGTCGCGGTGGCGCAGGCCGCCGAGAACGCCTCGCAGTCGGACTCTGAGCAGCCCCCCGTATCCGAGGCCGTCGTCGAGTCCGAGGCCACGGAGGTGAACCCGGCGGACCAGCCGGCCGACAGCGCGGCTGCCCAGGAGGCCATCCCCGCCGGCCAGTTGACCGGCGAGGCTCCGGCTCCCGCCGAAGCCACGGAGCCCGCGCCCGACCCGTCGGCGGTGGACCCCGCGACCGTGGACCCCTCCGCCACGGAGGCTCCCGGCGCAGAGGCCCCGGCCCCCCTGCCCTCCCGGATCGATGCCCCCCAGGGCGCCGTGGTCCGGACCCCGGCCGAGTCCGCCCCCGACGCCCCGCTCGTGGGCGCCCTCCAGGAGCTCGCGCCCCAGGCCGAGGCGGAGGACGACCAGCCGCTCGGCCGGTTCGTGCCCGTCGACGGCTCCGTGCCGACCACTCCGCATCCGGCCCCGACCCCGCCCCACGGGATGGTGGTCCCGCCGATGCCCGAGGACGACCGGCCAACCCCCGCCGTCGCCGAGTCCTCGGCGGCCGAGGGGCAGCACGAGGTGGTCGAGGGAGCCCCGGAGGCAGAGCGGGAGCCCGTGGCCACGGTCCCCGCCCCCCGGGACTCCGAGGCCGAGACGATCGTCGTACCGCAGCCGCTCGTGGCGGCCGACGCGCACCCGGACGTCGTCCAGAACGGCGAGGACCTGGACACCAGGGCCGCCGACCAAGAGGACCAGCAAGACAGCGAAGCAGCGGCGCCAGAAGCAGAAGCAACAGAAGCAGAAGCAGAAGCAGAAGCAACAGAAGCAGCCGAAGAGAGCACGGCCCCGGTGGAAGAAGCACCCGAAGAAGTACGGGAAGACGTACGGGAAGTACGGCAGCCCACGGGCCCGGCCGCGCCCCCCTACGACGACGCCGAGCGCGAAGCCGTCCTCAGGGTCATGCGCGAACGCCGTGACATCCGCAACGGCTTCCGCAACGACCCGATCCCGCACGACGTGCTGCTCCGCGTCCTGGAGGCCGCCCACACGGCGCCCTCCGTCGGCCACTCGCAGCCCTGGGACTTCGTCGTCATCCGCTCGGCCGAGACGCGCCGCACGATGCACGAACTCGCCCAGCGCCAGCGCGAGGCGTACGCGAAGTCGCTGCCGAAGGGCCGGGCGAAGCAGTTCAAGGAACTGAAGATCGAGGCGATCCTCGACACCCCGGTGAACATCGTCGTCACCGCCGACCCGACCCGTGGCGGCCGCCACACCCTGGGCCGCCACACCCAGCCGCAGATGGCCCCGTACTCCTCCGCCCTCGCGGTCGAGAACCTGTGGCTCGCGGCCCGCGCCGAGGGCCTCGGCGTCGGCTGGGTCAGCTTCTTCGACGAGCGCGAGATGGTCCGCGCCCTCGGCCTGCCCGACCACCTGGAGGTCGTGGCGTACCTGTGCGTCGGATACGTCGACGAGTTCCCGGAGGAGCCCGAGCTGATGCAGGCGGGCTGGGCCAAGCGCCGCCCGCTGTCCTGGGTCGTCCACGAGGAGACGTACGGCCGCCGCGCCCTGCCCGGCGCCGAGCCGCACGACCTGCTCGCCGAGACCGTCGCCGGGATCCGCCCGCTGGACGCCAAGGCGCTCGGCGAGGCGTGGGAGCGCCAGAAGCGCATGACCAAGCCCGCGGGCGCCCTCGGCATGCTGGAGATCATCTCCGCCCAGCTGTCCGGCCTGTCCCGTCAGTGCCCGCCGCCCATCCCGGAGCCCGCGGCCGTCGCGATCTTCGCGGGCGACCACGGTGTCCACGCCCAGGGCGTCACCCCCTGGCCCCAGGAGGTGACGGCCCAGATGGTCGCCAACTTCCTGGGCGGGGGAGCCGTCTGCAACGCCTTCGCCACCCAGGTGGGCGCCGAGGTCTGCGTCGTGGACGTGGGTGTGGCCAGCGACCTCCCGGCCACGCCGGGACTGCTGCCGCGCAAGATCCGCGCCGGTACGTCCGACATGACCACCGGTCCCGCGATGACCCGCGAGGAGGCCAAGCAGGCCATCGAGGTGGGCATCGAGACGGCCCGCGACCTCGTCGCGGCCGGCAACAAGGCGCTCCTCACGGGCGAGATGGGCATCGCCAACACCACGGCCTCGGCCGCCCTGATCGCCGTCTTCACCGGCGCGGACCCCTCCGAGGTCACCGGCCGGGGCACCGGCATCAACGACGAGACCCTCGCCCGCAAGACCGAGGTCGTACGCCGCGCCATCGAGCTCCACCAGCCGGACCCCGCCGACCCCATCGGCGTCCTCGCGGCGATCGGCGGCTTCGAGCACGCGGCCATCGTCGGTCTCCTGCTGGGCGGCGCCTCCCTCCGCACGCCGGTCATCCTCGACGGCGTCAGCGCCGGCGCCGCCGCCCTGGTGGCCCGCGCCATCGCCCCCGAGGTCCTCGCCGCCTGCATCGCGGGCCACCGCAGCGCCGAGCCCGGCCATGTGGCCGCCCTCCAGAAGCTGGGCCTGCGCCCCCTGGTCGACCTCGACCTCCGCCTCGGCGAGGGCACCGGCGCCCTCCTCGCCCTCCCGGTCGTCCAGAGCGCGGCCCGGGCGATGCACGAGGTGGCGACGTTCGACTCGGCGGGGGTAACCGAGAAGTAG